A region of Micromonospora chokoriensis DNA encodes the following proteins:
- the grpE gene encoding nucleotide exchange factor GrpE, with amino-acid sequence MTQKPRAVDPDDTGSTPGGSATTEPTTGDGEGVVIRNNRKLIDTSEPEGTAADAETGVPAEGLVEDAEVVVDEIEVEVNATDGPEPSGPAVVDAPAQPVDGGGPGTSLGAELEALRADLDERTRDLQRVSAEYANYRKRVDRDRSLVQEQATGSVLAALLPILDDLDRAREHGDLVGPFGTVAEQLTTALGKFGLNAFGEQGDPFDPTRHEAVAHQTSADVSEPTCVQVMRRGYQLGERLLRPALVAVADPE; translated from the coding sequence ATGACGCAGAAGCCACGAGCCGTCGACCCGGACGACACCGGGTCGACGCCGGGTGGCTCCGCGACCACGGAGCCGACCACCGGCGACGGGGAGGGGGTCGTCATCCGCAACAACCGCAAGCTCATCGACACGTCGGAGCCCGAGGGCACCGCGGCCGACGCGGAGACCGGCGTGCCGGCCGAGGGCCTCGTCGAGGACGCCGAGGTCGTGGTCGACGAGATCGAGGTCGAGGTCAACGCCACCGACGGGCCGGAGCCGTCCGGTCCGGCGGTGGTGGACGCCCCGGCGCAGCCGGTGGACGGTGGCGGCCCGGGCACCTCGCTCGGTGCCGAACTGGAGGCGCTCCGGGCCGACCTGGACGAGCGCACCAGGGACCTCCAGCGGGTGTCGGCGGAGTACGCCAACTACCGCAAGCGGGTCGACCGGGACCGCAGCCTGGTGCAGGAGCAGGCGACGGGTTCGGTGTTGGCCGCGCTGCTGCCGATCCTCGACGACCTGGACCGCGCTCGGGAACACGGCGACCTGGTCGGGCCGTTCGGCACGGTGGCGGAGCAACTCACCACCGCGCTGGGCAAGTTCGGCCTGAACGCCTTCGGCGAGCAGGGTGACCCGTTCGATCCGACCCGGCACGAGGCGGTCGCGCACCAGACCTCGGCCGACGTCAGCGAGCCGACCTGCGTGCAGGTCATGCGGCGCGGCTACCAGCTCGGTGAGCGGCTGCTGCGCCCCGCGCTGGTCGCGGTCGCGGATCCGGAATAG